A section of the Budorcas taxicolor isolate Tak-1 chromosome 17, Takin1.1, whole genome shotgun sequence genome encodes:
- the SLC7A4 gene encoding cationic amino acid transporter 4 — protein MAPGRPCAAGLARFCQKLKRQKPLEDSAMETSLQRCLSTLDLTLLGVGSMVGSGLYVLTGTVAKEITGPAVIVSFVVAAVASLMAALCYAEFGARVPRTGSAYLFTYVSMGELWAFLIGWNLVLEYVIAGAAVARAWSGYLDAMFDHRIHNFTEAHLGVWQVPFLARSPDWLAAGIVLLASAFVSCGARVSSWLNHTLSAVSMVVILFIVVLGFILARPSNWGEVEGGFVPFGFSGIMSGTATCFYAFVGFDVIAASSEEARNPKRAVPLAVALSLGLAASAYILVSAVLTLMIPWHSLNPNSALADAFYQRGYGWAGYLVATGSICAMTTVQLNGLFCLPRIIYAMAVDGLFFEAFAYVHPRTQVPLLGILVFGALTAVVTLLLDIEALVQFLSIGTLLAYTFVAISVLVLRFQTASQSGSPSLAGSSLKAKEYNPFSDHLELVGAGHGPEPGRLRPALRPYLGFLDRGSPGAAVRGAVCGLVVSAVALGCVLMLGHSALHLPLWGFLLLLLCSGVTFLLSLLVLGAHQQQRLKDTFQMPLVPLIPALSIVLNFCLMLKLSYLTWLRFTVWLLIGLSVYLGYGVWHSKENWREPPGLVTARHAAFPDGRLEETAQDPGQVPAQGPGGP, from the exons ATGGCTCCTGGACGGCCCTGTGCTGCCGGCCTGGCGCGGTTCTGCCAGAAGCTGAAGCGGCAGAAGCCGCTGGAGGACAGCGCCATGGAGACGTCGCTGCAGCGCTGCCTGTCCACGCTGGACTTGACCCTGCTGGGGGTGGGCTCCATGGTGGGCTCTGGCCTCTACGTGCTCACGGGCACCGTGGCCAAGGAGATCACGGGCCCTGCCGTGATCGTGTCCTTCGTCGTGGCCGCCGTGGCCTCCCTGATGGCGGCCCTGTGCTACGCGGAGTTCGGGGCCCGTGTGCCCCGCACGGGCTCTGCCTACCTGTTCACCTACGTGTCCATGGGCGAGCTGTGGGCCTTCCTCATCGGCTGGAACCTCGTGCTTGAATATGTCATCGCCGGTGCCGCCGTGGCCCGCGCCTGGAGCGGCTACCTGGACGCCATGTTCGACCACCGTATCCACAACTTCACCGAGGCCCACCTGGGCGTCTGGCAGGTGCCCTTCCTGGCCAGAAGTCCAGACTGGCTGGCGGCCGGCATCGTCCTTCTGGCCTCCGCCTTCGTCTCCTGCGGGGCCCGCGTCTCTTCCTGGCTCAACCACACCCTGTCGGCCGTCAGCATGGTTGTCATCCTCTTCATCGTTGTCCTGGGCTTCATCCTCGCCCGGCCCAGCAACTGGGGCGAGGTGGAGGGTGGCTTTGTGCCCTTCGGCTTCTCCGGCATCATGTCTGGCACGGCGACCTGTTTCTACGCCTTTGTGGGCTTCGACGTCATTGCCGCCTCCAGCGAGGAGGCCCGGAACCCAAAGCGCGCCGTGCCCCTGGCCGTCGCCCTGTCGCTGGGGCTGGCGGCCTCCGCCTACATCCTGGTCTCTGCTGTCCTCACCCTCATGATCCCCTGGCACAGTCTGAACCCTAACTCCGCGCTCGCCGACGCCTTCTACCAGCGGGGCTACGGCTGGGCTGGCTACCTCGTGGCAACTGGCTCCATCTGTG CCATGACCACCGTCCAGCTCAACGGCCTCTTCTGCCTGCCGCGGATCATCTACGCCATGGCCGTCGACGGGCTGTTCTTCGAGGCGTTTGCCTACGTGCACCCCCGGACGCAGGTGCCTCTGCTGGGCATCCTGGTGTTCGGGGCCCTCACGGCTGTGGTGACGCTGCTGCTGGACATCGAGGCCCTGGTGCAGTTCCTGTCCATCGGCACCCTGCTGGCCTACACCTTTGTGGCCATCAGCGTGCTTGTCCTGCGATTCCAGACGGCCTCTCAGTCCGGCTCGCCCAGCCTGGCTGGCTCCAGCCTGAAGGCCAAGGAGTACAACCCCTTCTCTGATCACTTGGAGCTGGTGGGCGCGGGGCACGGCCCTGAGCCAGGGCGGCTGCGGCCAGCCCTGAGGCCCTACCTGGGCTTCCTGGACAGGGGCAGCCCCGGCGCGGCCGTGCGCGGGGCCGTCTGCGGGCTGGTGGTCTCTGCCGTCGCCCTGGGCTGCGTGCTGATGCTTGGGCACTCCGCCCTGCACCTGCCACTCTGGggcttcctcctgctgctgctgtgcaGCGGCGTCACGTTTCTGCTCAGTCTCCTCGTCCTGGGGGCCCACCAGCAGCAACGCCTGAAAGACACCTTCCAG ATGCCCCTGGTGCCCCTGATTCCAGCTCTGAGCATCGTCCTCAACTTctgcctgatgctaaagctgagctACCTGACCTGGC